ATAAGAAAATGTCGTTGGTTGCTAAAATTATCTGAATTCACTAGTAAAAGTAATAGGTGAAATCTTGCAGAACATATTAGAATGGGAAAGTGTACAtcttaatatctaggacttagcAGTTCATCACACATAATGTCTCGAGTGATGGTGGAGAAAAAAATACATCAGGAACATTTGCACCGAATTACATTCTGGTTAAGTCATAAATTGAAGTAATActatgggtgtgtttggtataacgaaaaatgttttccaagaaaatattttcttggaaaacaactagtaatcttattcattttccggtgtttggtacgcaaattaaggaaaatgacttctcaagagtattcataaataatttagatataataaacatgaagtcataaactttcaaaccagcaaccttccgaacccacaaattcaTAAAACTTTCAAACCGTTAAACTTTCGAAACAgcggaatttcgaacccgtaaacttccaaacacataaacctctgaactcataattttggaacttgtaaaactTTGaacctttaaacaaataaataaaaaaattaacactgaaaaatatatttaaaaaatattttttttcgggGGGTGGGTGGTGGGGTGGGGAGTAAgacgaaaaaacagaaatttaaaattgtaaaaaaaaaattaaggtaaaaaaaataatttttttttgcggGAGGGGAAGGGGTGGGGTGGAGGGATAGTAGGGCAGGTAgtaacggaaaaactgaaatttgaaagaaaaaaaaaaacctttttggAGACAGGGGTGGGGTAGGTTTGGTGATAGTGGGGACGGTTGAGAAGgaattttggaaaatgttttcgcTTCTCTTGATGAGAAAaacattttccgaaaaatattttcctttcctACCAAACACACACCCTATGTGATATTAATTTATAACCAAGATTTAGTGATAAAAGTATATGTTAAAAATAACATATCATGTCAGGTGTGACAAACTTACATTTCTCATTTGAGGATTAACATCCACTTTGCCGGTCTTGTCCATGAATTTCCCTTGTGTCATTTCTGATTCAACGTAGCCAGGTGTGACCAATGTTATCTTGATATCCTGTCCGAATTCAACCCTCAACGTATCGAAAAATTGTGCCATTGCTGCTTTGCTTGCCTaccataataaaaaaaataggggGGTCAAAATGAAATATGAATGTCGCCTTGGggttaaaataataaaacactaaAATTGGTGGACTTACACAGTAAAGGCTCAATCTTGGAGCAGGCACCCAAGAAGCTGAAGAAGATAGCACAATGACCCTACCTTCACTATATCTCAGATACGGAATTGCAAATCGTGTCATGTAGACCGAACCCCAGAAGTTAATGTCCTGCAAATTCCAATTAATCAACTTCTTGATGGCAGCTTACACTTGGATAAATTAAGCTAAATAGTTGTTCATTTAAACTAAACTTCTTCCCGTGCCTCAACAATGGATGATCTTGGTAAAGAGCCACTTTTCAGGTCGGCTATTAGAGTTTAGCCATATTTGAATTATATCGGCAAAATAGCCGCTTATTAATGTGGAAATacaattctggacaaaaatgcccctattTAAAAATAGGGAACCACTCCAGGAATGACTACTGAACTTTGAAATTTATAAGTTCAAAATCCAGGAATTGTTCCTGGAGCTTGAATAACCTGAAGCAGTAGCTCTCAATTGTTGAAGTATAATTTGAATACAACGAATCATGAATCGGTCCTGGATTTTCTGGATTTTACTCTAGAAAAGGTTCAAAACCCAGTAATTTTTCTTGATTTTGTATTTAAAAGTTTAAAGTTAGCCTGATTTTGTATTTAAAAGTTTAAAATTTGCTGAACTATAATGTGAATTCAAAAATTATAAATCATCTTGCATTTCCCTGAATTTTGCACTAGTAAAGGTTCAAAACCAGTATTTTTCTGAATTTTAtatttaagggttaaaaattgctGAAGTATAATGTGAATTTTCAAAAATCATGAATGTTCCTAAATTTTTCTGGATTTTGCACTATTAAAGGTTCAAAAACCAATAATTTTTCTagtttaaaagttaaaattgatgAAGTGTAATGTGAATTCAAAAACCATGAATCGTTCCTGAATTTTTCTAGATTTTGCACTACAAAGGTTCAAAAACCAGGAATATTCATGGAGTTTGAATTTTTTACTAGTAAATGTTCAAAATTGCTGAAGTGAATTATGAATTAAACCCAACATAATTTACACGAATTCTACTTGTCAAAATTTCAAACTCTAGTATCGATTACTAAAATTCTATTTCGTGATTTAGTTAGGGGCGAACACGTTAATTTAATTGTATTATTATTGGCAACTTTGACTTTACAATTTAAAATATGGCTAAACTCTAATAGCCACCCCCAAAAGTTGCCAACCTAGCTAATTTTTAGCTCAACATTGCAAAATAGCCCATTAATTTATTAGTTTCATTATTTTGTGGTAGTATGGTCCAAAGGTTTTCAATAATTGACCTAGGTAATATTAAAAGTACTATTGTGGTGGCAACTGGCATTTAATTAAAACTTCAAACCATTTGTATATACTGATTTCCATTTGCACATTTACACATGACATGAATATGTTAgtaaaatactaaaattattacCATGATAGATCTAAAGTTGGTGATCTCTTCTGTTTCATCAAAGAGAGAAACTGCCGTAACTCCAGCATTATTAACCAGATGGTCCACTGCAATTCACACATGGAAAAAGTTGGTCAAAAAACAATTAAAGGTTTCTAAAGCTAAGTACGAGAATATATAAAACAAATAGAATCTCACATCGTCCAAAATGGCTCATGGTTTTATCAACAATCCTTTTACAGTCGTCAACTTTTGAAACATCAGCTGGTACGACTAAAACATCAGGGGAGCCTAGGTCTAGTGCCCTTTCAGCTACTTCACGTAGACTCTTCTCTCTTCTCGCTGCAATAGTTAAGCATGCACCTCGTCTGGCGTATTCATAGGCCAAATACTGCAAAAAAATCAAGAATTTAATTCTACCTATCAAACCGCCTACTATCCCGTTTTGACAAAGCTgcaaaaattagcttattttgagaagtgcttttttcaacagtgtttttctcaaaagtacttttggtgagaagcagtttgtgtttggcttgttagtttgaaaaacacttccgagtaacaattagtgtttggccaagctttaaaaaactgcttctaagtgtatttttcttaaaagtgcgttctcaaaaaagtgcttttggagagaaactacttttttctgcttctcctcaaaagcatttttttttcattccagAAGCTTGGTCAAACAACTCAataaagcacttttggccaaaaataagtttggccaaacaggctatacatcaaacaaaatattcaaaatagGTGGGAAGAGACGGATTTAGGATTTTCAAGAACATTGGTGCACCACCCACTAAAATGGAGAAACAAAATATTTAGTGAGAACTGACCCCTTTGGCTTTCAACTTTTTTGAAACATGGGCCAACAAATAATATTAGATTATTTATagaaaatatgtacataaaataccGTAAAAATAGACGGTAtagccaattttcggactggtcatttaaaaatagacagcgtttaccaagtcaatgaaaaatagccactattttgctgcaacagagaccggtccagcataatatactggagttcggtgcacctatgtatgaactccagcatattatgctgaaccggtatactttgctggatccagtataatatactggaaactggagcaccggtgctccaaactccagtatattatgttggaccgatatacttgctggaactccaatatattatgctggagttctagtgtacttatgttgtacttatcctggaactccagtataatatgttggagtttaagtatacttatgctagaactccaacataatatactagcgtattttccggattttgaatagtATTATCGctaagatttatctttacatgaaaagtgactaaatttcgattactttcataactgggctatttttgaacgactagttgtaaatctgactatttttgaattactTCCTAAAATACCTAATTAACGAAAAGACCATAAATTTACACACACCATAATCTGGGCCTAAATCCGAGCGTGGAGGATTCCGTAGAAATGTCACCAGGTAGCCACTCTAAAGGGCTGTTATTTAAGAATTAGCCAGTGCGTCCTGAATTTCAGTATTTCAGTTCAAATTTTTGGGATAAATATGTGTTGAATTATGctgaagttaagatttttagtacTGACTAATCTATAAATAACATCCCGAAAATGACTATATAGCTTGGGCCTAAATCCGGCCCCCCGTGGGAATCCACAATCTGAACCAGTTGGATGAGTGAATTTCTAACAGGGGGAGCTAGGTAGAAATAAGGGGTTAAAATTGAATCCCTCGACGAAAAAATTGTATTGTGCAAATAGAAAAAAAGAATTTCTATTATAAACCGTAGAAAAAATTCTAGTGCAATGGTAAAAGGGTTTAATTGATTTTAGTCACATATTAAAATCCAAATTCTAAGTGTGACATTGTAGTACGGAATCTTTTTAAAAATTCTTGACTACACCACTGATTTTTAAAGTGCGATGtttaaaggaaagaaaataagtgaATAACCTCGCCGATGCCAGAGGAAGCCCCAGTGATGATGACAACCTTGCCAGAAACATCCTCACTGAAAAAAGTGCCTAAGATAGAAAGGAACCACTTGAAAAATTGATAGGGTGGCAAGAAAAACAACAAGCTGAAGAAGGTAAATGGAGGAGCTACTAAGTTGAGAAATTTGTGAATTAAGTTCAATAACACCATTGTTTATTGCTCTTACAGAGAATTGAAACTATGGATTAGAAGCTGTGCAATGGAACTACGTTTATTTAGTGTGAcataaagaacaaagaaaaggaaaagaaatagatGGATATGGAGGAAAACGTGGAATCGGTGGTGTTTGTATTTGGTATAGTTTGTTTGAAACAAATTCGACACGTACACTCAGTTCAAGCAGTCGTGTCGCCCTTCTCATGCTTATCGTTCTTCTGAAAATAGGAtactttgaatttttgttttgttttgtaggaTATTTATGTCAACCAGAATCGACAATTGATTAAATAATGATGTAATCCTAGCTACTCAATTCGTGAACTGGAACCTGCAGATGTTTAAAAATTGCGTAAATAAATCCCCTAAAAAGTTTGTAAATTCAACAGTTCGTATTAATGTCCACTATTTTACATTGTAGCATGCATGTTGGAATAAACTTTAACTTGTATTAATTCCTGAATAAAGAAGGATTTAATTCATTAAatttttgttaaattattaattgttataaatatattatattatggatgttcatttagtacttcattgtaaataagtttcctgaagaagcttatccatatgggacttcaccgtaaatatgtttatctatttaagtactctattggaaataagcttcctgaagaagcttatcacttcgatacccagttatggataaacattgctctcagtagaagattattcatagtagctgcttacacagcagcttcctttcttctataaatagaagagatttcagttcattatgtacatcagtttgaattcgaataatatatcagtttctctctatacttgtctttactttatagtctttattttataacacgttatcagcacgagactctgccatctcgagcaaatattttgaaagtatctgaggtaagaactttcttttcctaaataatgtcaaatctttctaaacttgaatttatagccctggatatatcgggcaaaagctacatgtcttgggtgcttgatgctgaaattcatcttgatgcgatgagtctggcagacaccatcaaagacaaaaatcaggcatcaaaccaagaccgtgccaaagcaatgatattcctacgccatcaccttgatgagggcctgaaaatggaatatcttactgttaaagatccagtcatactgtggaataatttgaaagatagatatgaccacctgaagatggtcgttcttccacaggcacgatatgattggactcatctaaggctacaagattttaaatctatcagtgagtataattctgctatgttcagaattatttcccaattgaagttatgtggtgataatattactgatcatgatatgttggagaaaactttcaccacttttcatgcctcgaatatgctcctgcagcagcaatatcgagagatgggatttaaaaagtattctgaacttatctcacatcttcttatagccgagcaacataatgggctattaatgaaaaattatgaaagtcgacctactggttcttgtccattccctgaagtgaataagacgaacttccaccaggctaaacATGGAAAAGGTcatggccccagtcgtggtcatggtcgtggtcgggaaagaaaatctaatcatggtaataataatgcaccaaagaacactcctcaccaccagcagtggaaaaggaaggaacaaaagcatgaagcggtgcaagcaccaaatgcagaaaatgcatgctatagatgtggagaaaaagggcactggtcacgtacctgtcgtacgccaaagcacctggttgagctttatcaagcctccctaaagaagacagagaaaaatgctgaagcaaattttatttctgaagataatttagacttcatgcatttggatgtaactgattaccttgcactcccagaaggagaaacaagtcatgtaatcggtggtgaatctgtagaaatgtaaatattttaatttttgttatttgtaatagatagtatggttatgtaattgttgtacataaagaaaaattatgatttgataatgatgtttactataatatatcttgtttatgtcattttgaagaatatggataacattattagatcaacttaaactctagcagagtttgcaagaaatatacaaccacaagaagtggttatatttcgtatatctcattgtaattatattttgttaactaccagaagtggtatatgcctatgatcaccagaagtgataatttaggctttctatggttacaattgaagataagctacataaatattctctatattaaatgcacgcctcgatttgctcctgaagtagtaaatattttaaaagaagttgaggcatcacaatttgatgtgattaatgcgcattcagataattatgttcgatttcctgaaggatgagaacttttgataatattaatccattccctgaagtgaatgtgacaatactaataagtcgggtaaatatgaacgcgctcttgatgtgaatacattacaattcacctccagaagagttaatataattgagagaatatatactcaatatttcgtattttaaatttgctcctgaagaagtaacacaattgaaattgcctcctgaagtggaaaaatattatgaagaggagttttcgtgtgcttaaacaattgttttacattgtttatttgattgtgattttctctcatgacaccagcagtgtctgagcaatatttgatagtacaaaatgtatcaacaactcctgaagagctaaatgtttgcctaaagaatacatgacaccagtagtgccagataaatattagattgtggataataaatgaaggctctcgaagagcttatatacaaatatgtcattcatattatatgattatggtcaaaacatatgttgtagtaaacctgaagtttactaatacaaatggctatcatattgagactacaaatgattggaagattgataatcttcatgtttccacaatcatagggggtaaaataatatgtatgtgagaagttacccgccttattctttaatttgtactatatcatgtatcacagtaaaccagaagtttactaaagcaaaagtttatgccatagtaaaccagaagtttactaaaagatagcacatgacatgataaacttgaagctttcatttgccatttttaaaatgagctatttgagaattcagataagcatatactaaagaactagaagattcttcaggaattctcatgtgttgcttgttctcatattgaattgattataccagctaaaattgggactaagacccctgattctgaaatatataaaaggtgaatatgggctcgttcacctatcatgtgaaccacttataggtgcatatatgagatggttacatgtgtaattattgtcaacctgcagtttggcatttggaattgcttttctcgattaagagcataattttcagattatgaaatcaagacagttcatcttgataatgctggtttatatccaagctggtttagcattgaatacctcctattaatggctaaaccattgcttatgagaacaaagcttcatgtgttggtctaagattttctaaattgcatatagcagcacttgtatgcatcagatcaacaatatatgataagtcctcccttcacaattggtttaggatcagaaaccaaatatttttactatcttttgttgcgtggtatatgattaatttctctaccataatacacaaagatatgtttcccaaagatgattggggatatatgttagtttttttaacatttgggggatggaataaacagttgaaaaatatgctatatgaatcgaattatcatgatcctcacttagaagataattcaagtcgaatgccagaagcatttgctgatccaaaattaaatatcatatttcagctgcaaatgctcctattaaaattaaagtccctgaaggatagagtttactgtacgcatgaagcgtggtagaccaatcggttccaaaggtaacaatccttgaaaaatagtaggagctaatgatcaaaatgatcataatgaggaggaaataagctctagaagagcccacgacataacatttcatgaaactcccgaaaaagttcaggtacctgaaaataaagaaagtgatgagatctccacaagttatgtcgcttcggaactgacacaaaatgatcgtcgacgatatatttaatacaatatagtgcacaatattgtaaaagattgtgaggatcggactagcagtccagacacttgaagatgtcataccatttagatacaagtcttaacctatatgacttatttggctaaatctatatgaagatccttgaaggattgaaaatgcccgaagcatataattcaaagtcttgagaaatgtactcgatcaaattataaagatctttgtacggtttaaagcaatctgtgcgcgtgtggtataatcgcctcagtaaatatttgctgaaagaaagttacataaattatgttatttgtccatgtatttttataaagaaaatgtcatcaaaatttgttacacttgctgtttatgttggtgacataaatcttattggaactccggaagagctccaagagggtcttaaaaatacttttacatggacaaagtgtacccattaagtacaccaatgaatattcaatcacttgaagtgaataaggatccgttccaacctctagaagaggatgaggagctccttggtcctgaaatactctatctcggtgtagatggtgcacttatttatcttgctaatgctaacaaaagtggtgcagatcgtattggtaatgcagatgcaggttatttatccgatacccataaagctcgatttcaaaccggcaagcagggagtgcatatgattgagatcagtgattcattcgagaaacatgtgggttggaatgtgataaaagacccacaatattatacggagacaatgtttcatgcatagcactattaaagggaggatttataaaaggagatagaacgaagaacatttcaccagaattattctacatacatgatcttcaggaaaattgtgacattgatgtgcatcaaattagttcaaatgacaatccaacagattgtctttaccaacatcaatttttgagaatatggtataaaagattggaatgcggagactcaaatatttgaaataaggttttcttcAGTGGGAGTAAAATACGCACTGTATTCTTTTTctcttactaaggtttttcccacagggttttccttataaggtttttaatgaggcagccagcaatgcgtattactaaatatgtgtactctttttcctttactaggatttttttccacgtgatttttcctagtaatgttttaatgaggcacattatcttttaataaacatccaagggggagtgttataaatatattatattatggatgttcaattagtactccgttgtaaataaacttcctgaagaagcttatccatatgagactccaccgtaaatatgtttatctatttaagtactctattggaaataagcttcctgaagaagcttatcacttcgatacccagttatggataaacattacccccggtagaagattatccataccgggtataataagcttatcctttcagtacccagttatggataaatattatctccggtagaagattatccataccgggtataataagcttatcctttcagtacccagttatggataaacattacccccggtagaagattatccatatcgggtataataagcttatcctttcagtactccgttatggataaacattgctctcagtagaagattatccatatctggtatagtagcagcttacacagcaacttcctttcttctataaatagaagagatttcagttcattatgtacatcagtttgaattcgaataatatatcagtttctctctatacttgtctttactttatagtctttattttataacattaaTGTATTTTTAACATAGTACAACATGTTATTTGCTCTATTTTTTAGGTTATCATATTACTGAAGTACACAAATAGCCATTTTTAGTCGGCTATTTCGGGATTAACCATTACTTTTAGTACGAAGGAAAAcatttttcggaaaatatttttcaatttttcttatgaactcattttcctcgaattggaagcaaatgttttccttatcaagagaagggaaaacattttccaaaactccttctcaaccttccccaccctcaccaacccacccccTATCtccaaaaaagattttttttctttttaaattttagttttttCGTTACTacccaccctactacccctccaCCTTCCCCACCCCAATCCCCCcgcaaaaaaatatattttttttacctttgtttttgcaattttaaatttctgttttttcgtttttctgcaccacccatcCCACCCTAACTGCCCCCTCCCCCCgataaaattacttttttttgtaattttaaatttctgttttttttcgtTTTCCTACACCACCCACCCCCCGcacaaaaataaatattttcttatatatttttcagttgtagttattttatttatcggtttaaaggttcaaaatattacaagttccaaagttcggaggtttatgtgtttggaagtttatgaGTTCGAAATTCCGCGATTTTAAAAGTTTAGCGGTTCAAAAGTTTATGAAAAATGTGGGTTCGGAAGGttattggtttgaaagtttatagcttcatgtttattatatctaaattatttatgaatattcttgagaagtcattttcctttaTTTGCGTAAcaaacaccggaaaatgaataagattactaatAGTAATTTTCCAAGAAAgcattttcttggaaaacatttttcacggaaaacattttcttttataccaaacacacccttgaTCCTGAAAATTTGAACTATAAATTTAATTTCAGAACTTTGTGTCCTGATAAATTAAACTGGAAACTTGAAATTCAGGACACACCGACTAATTTCTAAATATGAGCTCTCTAAAATGGCTACTGGTGTCATTTCTACGTACTTATTACAGTAATTGCTTATTATTTTGAGTTAATTTAATTTGATGGTATAAACAACAACACATTATCAGTGTACAGAAATACTTAAAACTCGTGAGCAAATTATGCAAATTGCAACTGTCTGAGGCATTACATATGCTTGGTCTAAACTATTGTTACAGCTTCAAGCCTAATTTGCTTGTTGACCCTAGCAATAAAATCATCAGCTCTCTTACTCAATTCATTAGGCTCTGCACCGAATTTGAACTCCTGATAATCACCCTTGCATTTCTCTTCCTGATCTTTCTCATTATCTCCGCATTTTCTGGTAcaattttccctaattttctggTCCTCCTCTTTATCACCATATCCGCAAAATTCCTCTTCTTGCACTTCATGATTCAGTTCTATTCCATTAAAGGGTAAAGAATAATGACTTGACCTGAAAATCTTAGACTCTCCagcaagaaaaatgaagtttttcTGATCCTTCTCTTCCTTTTCTTGCTCCTTTGCATAGTTCAGATTTACATTAGAGGCTAAAGAAGAGGATCTTGATTTGAAGATCTTAGACTCTCCAACAAGAACTATAACTATGAGGTTACCAACTATGAAGATACACTTAGGACTGAAAAATAGTGCACCAACTTTGGGTAGAGAGTCGAAGAGAAGGACTTTTACAAAAGTACGAAGAATGGGATACCATAGAGGACTAGAGAGAAATAAACTGCAACTCAGTGCAGTGAATGAATAAAGCATGAGTTTGTTGAGAAGCCGTTGCTTGTTGATAGCTTGAATCTTCTTCATTTGAAGAGAATCCATTATTGTATAACAGAGCTAAGTGCAGAAACGGAGAGACTTTTGCAAATGAATGTGACTAATATAAGCTCTTAGCACAAACTTTTCTTGATATGCAGCATTGTTAAAATAACTTCGTGCAATGCGACAGTCAGCTTTATTTATTTAAAGTTAATGGAGAAAAAAGTGGCATCTTTTACTTAATGTCTGCCTTCTTTATATCctctacttgcctatgcttttgAGCTGCTTTTCTTgtttcactcttttgcttttctgaTTTATTACAAACAGTGGGTTTGAAGGAGAATTGTTATTGTCAATGCATTGGAAGTTCAAATAAAGGAACAGTAGGATGAGGATAGGAACGGAGTGAAGTTTATAATCAGTTCAAGATGTAATTCGTTCAAGTTACAAGATTTTAAATTAAGAAATTTATACTATATATTTAATGGATTCCTTAAGATAAATACATTCATGCTTTGGACCACAGCTATTGGGTTTGACCGAACATATATTTCACATGCTAGCTCCGCCCCTGGATAGGATACATCTCACAAATTCTTAAGGAAGAGTCAAATTAAATTTGGTCTATTGTACGTAACTTTATATTGTATTTTTGTAAGTAATTATTTTTACTTGAACTTGTTGTCCCTGGTTTAAGAAGTGACAATTTTTAATATCGCGACAACTCTTaaagcacaacaacaacaacaacaacaactcttAAAGCACATACTTGTTAAATTTGATTATCAAACTAGTATTAGCACCCGCGCGGACattaatcatgtcaaatatttttttatttgaattatgtgtcAATAGTCTTAGAATTTAAACCTTCTTGATAAATatagataattattggatataaattaagaaacactacatgaaaaagatTAATTATTTCTCAAATTTCCTAGTCAtaattctattttctttttttggtatcATTCTCAGCGGTGTCATTGGATCCT
This sequence is a window from Nicotiana sylvestris chromosome 3, ASM39365v2, whole genome shotgun sequence. Protein-coding genes within it:
- the LOC104212681 gene encoding 11-beta-hydroxysteroid dehydrogenase A-like; translation: MVLLNLIHKFLNLVAPPFTFFSLLFFLPPYQFFKWFLSILGTFFSEDVSGKVVIITGASSGIGEYLAYEYARRGACLTIAARREKSLREVAERALDLGSPDVLVVPADVSKVDDCKRIVDKTMSHFGRLDHLVNNAGVTAVSLFDETEEITNFRSIMDINFWGSVYMTRFAIPYLRYSEGRVIVLSSSASWVPAPRLSLYCASKAAMAQFFDTLRVEFGQDIKITLVTPGYVESEMTQGKFMDKTGKVDVNPQMRNVQVGIIPVVKVEECAKAIVNGACRGERYVTVPSWFRVTYLWKVFCPEVVDWILRLLCLTGSGTSPEDAFSKKILDYTGVQKVLYPENIRELEPKTN
- the LOC104212680 gene encoding uncharacterized protein, whose amino-acid sequence is MDSLQMKKIQAINKQRLLNKLMLYSFTALSCSLFLSSPLWYPILRTFVKVLLFDSLPKVGALFFSPKCIFIVGNLIVIVLVGESKIFKSRSSSLASNVNLNYAKEQEKEEKDQKNFIFLAGESKIFRSSHYSLPFNGIELNHEVQEEEFCGYGDKEEDQKIRENCTRKCGDNEKDQEEKCKGDYQEFKFGAEPNELSKRADDFIARVNKQIRLEAVTIV